The genomic region GTCCGTTCCCCGTTGATGATCGGTGGGAACGAGAGGACATGATCATCGTCGTCAACGATGAGGGGGAAGAGCGGGAAGTCTTTTACGATCTTCGCGTAGTCCCGGCCTTTCGGGTGCTTCTCAAGGATCTCGTCCATCGTCATCTTCTCTTTGAAGTCAAGCGGGATGAACCCCCGGCTCCGGCGCGAGGCTATGTAGTGGAACGGGGGTTTGACCGTGTCCATGTCATGGATACCTATGGCGACCTTGGACCGTCCCCGGCCAACCGCCCAGTGGAGCGATTCCTGAAGGGACATGATGCTCTGGATCGATTCATCGTCGAACGAAACGCCCCGTATGACCGCAGCCCCGAGCACCGGGCGGATCTCCGCAAGCTGGGGGTCGATGGTGAATTTTATTCCCGACGGCTTGACGGAATAGGCCGGGAGACCGGTCTCAATCCCGAGATAACCCCGCATGGCCCGGGCAACGCCTTCGGGACTGAAGAGATCGGGCCGGTCGGGGAAGAATTCCACGTCCGCATGGTCCTCCTCGATACGCTCCACATCGGAACCGATAAGGGGGACTTTCTCGAGGATCGTCTTTTTGTCGGTTCGGGTGAGCCGCTCGAGATATTTATAGGGGAGCGTGATGACTGCCATTTCAGAGCCCTCCTTTCGTGGGTCGCAGGGACGGGGTCTCACGCAGGAACGCCACATCGCTCTTGTGCAGGAGGCGGAGATCCTTGAGGCCGAGCCGGAGCATCGCGATCCGACTCACGCCGAGACCCCAGGCAAGGACAGGGTATGTTACCCCGAGCGGTGCAGTGACTTCCTCGCGGAAGACGCCGGCTCCGCCCATCTCTATCCAGCCGATACCTTCGACATACACTTCAGCATCCAGGCTCGGCTCGGTGTAGGGGTAGAACGAGGGCTTGAACCGGACGCTCTCAAAACCCATCCGGTTGTAGAACTCCCTGAGGATCCCAAGGAGATTCCCGAATGTTACATTCTCGTCCATCACGATCCCTTCGAGCTGCTCGAACTCGGCAAGGTGCGTGGTGTCGATCGTCTCGCGCCGGTAGACACGGCCAACGCAGAAGGCCTTGACCGGCGGCTTTAAGTTCTGCGCAAGGTGCTGGATGGAGACGCTTGTTGTGTGGGTGCGGAGCACGCACTGTTCAGCCTTCTCCTCCCGCCATATGCCCCCCCAGCCGGTTGATGAGGTCTCCCCGCCGGAGATGTGCATGGCTTTGACTTTCTCGTACCCTTTCGGGAGCGGGAGGGTCTCTTTGAGGTAAAAGGTATCCTGCATCTCCCGGGCCGGGTGGTCCTGCGGCTGGAAGAGGGCATCGAAATTCCAGAAGGACTGCTGGACGATACCTCCGTAGAGTTCCTCGAAGCCCATCTCGAGGAGGATCTCCCGCATCTCGGCAATGATCCGCTGGTACGGGTGAATCTTGCCCGGGTATGCCTTCTTTGGGAGTTTGCTCACATCGTATTTGCGGAGGTTGAGATTCTTCCATTCGCCTGATATGATCTGATCGCGGGAAAGGGTGCCCGTCTCTGATCGGAGATCGAGTCCCTTTTTGGCAGTCGCGAGACCCTCAGGAGTAATGGCAAGGGAGTACCGGACGGTCTCGCACTCCTGCAGGATCCCGCGTTTGTTGAGGTCTTTTATGATATCTTTTGTTACCGGACTGCCAAATATGATGTCTTCAATTAGCGTACTCTCAGACTCTTTATCAATTGGAAGTGAGGGCTTAACAAGAAGTCCCTTTTTGGAAATTGTAAGGAAAATATTTTCATACTCGGCCATCGATGCACCCGGTGTTTTTGTAACAGCGGTCCCCTCTATCGTAACAAGCCCCTTCTTACGGAGCTGGCCAAAGCCGATTTTGAATGCCTCGTGCTTCTGGAGATCGGCAAGCGTGGTGCCGGGCTGGATGAAACGGAGGAGCTGGGTCTCGGGAAGGCCGTTCTTTGCATAAACGTTCCCCTCGTCCGTGAACACAAATTCCTTTACCACGATCCGCTCTACCGTAGCAAGGCCCTTGTCCTCCAGAAGGTGGGCCCACTGCACGACAGCCTCGGGGGTTGCTCCCATCAGGCCGGCGAGGTGCGGGGCATCCGCCTTCTTCGCGTTCTCAAGCATTGCAAGCAACCGCTTCTCGTTCTGCGTCAGTTCTGCCATGTCACACCCTGATTTTGTCTGCTGCCGCGTCCATCTTCTCCCGGAAGTCTTTCAAGAACGCCACCACCCGCTCGGCTGTCTCTTTCTTGCACTGGCCACAAGTTATCTCGCCCGAGGTACATTTGCGCCGGATCTCTCCAAGCTCAAGATCATCGGTAACCATGTGGAAGAGATTGAGGAGGAAGAGCGAGCACTTGTCCGGCTCGCCGCCTAGGCGCTTCTGCTCTTCAAGGGTCATTCTCCCGCCGGTGATCCCACTCATCACTTTCTTTCGGACGGTTGCCTCGGGCTCATGGAAGGAGATGAAACTCTCCGGCACGCTTGAGGACATCTTCCCGCCGGTGAGACCCGGCATGAAGATATGATACGTGGACGAAGGGGTGTAGAAGGCAAACCCGCCGTTTGCCCGCTCGATCTCGCGGACTTTTCCTTTCACATCTGCGCACTGCGCCCCCTTGATATCAACGTGCCCCTCGTACTTCTTCGCATGCGGGAATGCTTTCTTGACCGCTTCGAGCGCTGCCTCGGGAGCATTCTTGGACCGGACACTGATGTACCCGTCCCGTTCCTCGACGGTGAACATCCGCATCTTGTGGGCAATGCCCCGGGTCAGGCGGATATGCGGGTCCTGATCAACGCCAACCGGGACCAGGGTCGGTGCGGGCTCGCGGTCAACCTGGGGATAAAGGATATCAGCAACCTGGGTGATGACGCTGTCAGCATGGGCGAGATCAGTCTCCGGAGAAAAACCGTAGATTGCCGAAAGTTCCGAGAAGTTGACCTTGGTTGCAGCTTCGAATGCCAGATCCTTGAGCCGGTTGTTCCGGCTCTGGAAATAGGTCTCGCCCTCAAACCCGAGGGCATACAGGCAGGCAAGGTACTCTTTCCCGTACTCGTTGCACTTCTCCCACGAGAGGCCCCGGACCGCATGGGCTTCCCGGTCGGCGATCGTGATGTACCCGTTGCCACCCTGCTGCACGTGCCAGACAACCTCCTTCATTACCATAAGGTGGCCGAGGTGGGGGTGGCCGCTGGGCATGAACCCGGTCAGTATGTGGAACGGGCTTTTTGTTTTGATCGCATGGGCTATGTGATTGTAATCGCGGTGACCGACAACGATACCCCGGCGCATGAAATACGGGACCTCGGGGAGTTCTTGTATCGCGGGGGCTATTTTGTCGATACCAAATTCGGCAAACGTCTTCTCGATATCAAGGGACGGAGTGCTTGACCAGGGGTTGATCTGCGGGTCTGGCATGATTGTATCACAGTTTTATCCGTGCAAATTCGACGAACTGGATTCCGGAAGAATGTACGGCGCCAAAGAACATCTTCTTTTTGACGCTGTGCGCCATCCGCACGGAGCGGGAGATGACGCTCATCGGGAGAACGGACTCCTTCTCGACAGCATGAACGAGCAGGTCTGAGTGGACATTCTTCCCGCAGTAGACCCGGAAGTGGTGGCCGAACTTGTAGCCGGTCCGGGGAGTGAAATGATGCAGCCGGAGCTCATTGTAGACGGCAATCTTTCCGGTTAGTTCGCTGTCGGTCTCGCTTGCCAGGGTAAGGAAATCCGCGGTGCTGATCGTCTCTTGTCCCCGCATGAGTCGGATCATTCCTTTCTCCATGAGGGAAAGAAGTTCCACAGGGCCGAGGATGAGGCGCTCGGGATCGAGCCTTTTGCCGTACCCGGCCAGTTCGAGATCGGAACCGGGCGGGATTCTCACGAGTGCGGATTTCCCAATCAGCATGGCATCATGCTGACCCGGGAAGGTGAGCGGTGATTCGGCATCGGCAAGTTTCTGGAGCTTGATCTCGTAATAGGTGAGCTCTTCCTCGTCATCCACTACGGCAAGGACATACTGTTTGCGCATATTGCGCGAGGCCATCACTTCCTCAATCAGTTTTTCGAACCGGACCGGATCCCGCTCGGAAAGGACGCGGACCAGGTACACGGACTCACCCTTGCCCGGCCGTTCGCCGCGTCTGAAGACCCGGAAGTCATGCGGCCCGGTCTGGACAACGTACCCGCGCTCGCGGAGATCCCGATACACAAGGAAGCTTCGCATGAAATTTTGCTGGCCGGAGAATTCTGCAAAAAGAGAATCGAACGAGTGGCCCGAGACATCGATCTTCTGCCGGTGGAGGAGGTAAAGCGCCTCCTGGGGGGAGAGCCGGAGCCCGTCGGCTTCAGGCCGGCCGTACCCGCTCTGCTCGTAGAGAGACTTACCGTCTTTACCTATGCGGATCGTGGTCCCGTCGAATGTTGCCTTCACTGCCGGATATATTATCCCCGGATGATTATAAGGGCGCCTGAAGCGCGGAGATGACCATGATGCAACCATCCTTTGCACCACATGCGAAATCCTTATGAATTACAATTGGACGAATCAGAGCATATAAAAAGGGTGAAATCGAATTTGTATAGTCAGATCGTATCTCATAAGTATGCTTATTTGCACGTCCCCCAGGATGAATCACATTCCGGGAAGATTTGGGTAATACTATAGGATACATCGGCCCCCACACCGGAATTATTTGAGGCCCAATCAGATGGCGGAAAAATAATGGTGCACGAATACAACGACCCCGGATGCCGACTCAGGAGCGTGCTTCACCTCGGGAGTTTTCTCCCGCGATCCGAAGCAAACGGTCCCGGCGTCCGGTCCGTTGTATGGGTGCAGGGATGTCCCCACCGGTGCGAAGGGTGTTTCAATCCTGAGTTCCAGCACTTTTCTCCTGCCCGTCAGATCAGTACCAGTCATCTTGCACGTACCATCATCAGCCAGGCCGGGATCGACGGGGTCACATTTTCAGGAGGCGAACCGTTTGCCCAGGCACCTGCACTCGCTGAGCTGGGAGCCCGGGTTCAGGACTCAGGCATGACCGTTGTCACGTATTCCGGGTACCCGTACGAGGAGCTTGCAGCCGGCACCGATGCCGGGTGGCAGGAGCTGCTCGCGGTCACGGATCTCCTCATTGCCGGCCCGTACATTTCCACGTTCCGGTGCACCGGTTCCCTGAAAGGATCCGCAAACCAGCAGATCGTCCCGCTCAGTGGAAGGATTGCACTCCCGGAGAACGCCGCAGAGGAAAAAACCCCTGCCGGGATGGCCGAGTTTACGATCTCTGCTGATGGCACCATCACAGCAACCGGGTTTCCCAACCCGGAACTCCTGCAGCAGCTGCAGGCCAGGTGCAGGGGGATTTGAGATGTCGCACTACAGCCGGGTCAGGACCACATTCCACAACCGCGAGGCGCTCATTGCCTGCCTGACAGAACTCGGTTACCGGGTGGATACCGATACCGTGATCAAAGGGCACCATGGCGAACATCCCGTTGAGATCGCTGCAACCAGGAAGAACGGGTACGGGATCGGATTTGTCAAAGGCGATAATTCATCCTACGACATGGTAGCTGACTGGTGGGGTGTTGCCGGAACCGACGAGCAGAAGATCTTACAGGAACTCTCGCGGCAGTCGGAGTCCATCCAGAGAGAGTACGCCCGCAGAATGGTGCTCGAACAGACCGCACGCGAGGGATACGAACTGGTGTCGGAAACGAGTGGAGAGGACGGCAGTGTCCGGATTATTGTACGGAGGTGGGAATGATGCAGTACGCAGAACCGGACTTTGCCCGCCGGCTCAATGTCTCACTCAGAGCCCGGGTCACCTTAATCGTAGTCATGACGCCCGAAGAGGAGCGCGTAGTCTCCCGCATCCGGGAGGTCTGCGAAAGCTGGGATCCCCCCCGGCAGTGCATCACCTGGGACAGCGTGGACGGGTTTCAGGTCGTCACCGGTAACAAAAATTTCCACACCCCTTCCCGCGACCCGCTTCTGGCCCTCGACGAGATCCAGAAAGCGGACGAGAACGCAGTTATCGTTCTCAAGGATTTCCACGAGTACTGGAACAACCCGCAGGTGAAGCGCAAGCTCCGTTCGTTCTCCCAGAAATCCAGGTACAACCGCCGCTCCATCGTGATCGTCACACCGTCCCGGAAAATCCCCGAAGAGATAAAGGACGAGGCGGTCCTGGTCCATTTCCCGCCACCGGCCCCTGCCGAACTCTCGGCCGACCTCGACCTGCTTCTCGAAACGAGCGGGATCACCAGTTCACTCTCGAAAGCCGGCCGGGAGAAGATCATCCAGGCTGCGCTCGGGATGACGCTCAACCAGGCCCGGCGCTCGTTCTCGAAAGTGATTGTAACCCGGGGTACTATCGGCGACGAGGATATCGACACCATCATCGCTGACAAAAAGGAGATCCTGAGCCAGTCGGATGCCCTTGAATTCTACAGCCTGACCGAGACGCCCGAGAACGTGGGCGGCCTATCGGCACTCAAGGACTGGCTCCGGCTCCGCGAACGGGCTTTTACCAGTGTTGCGAGGGATTACGGGCTTCCGGCCCCGAAGGGTATAGCTCTCATCGGCATCCCGGGGACCGGTAAGAGCCTGACTGCGAAGATGATAGCCGATCTCTGGCACCTCCCGCTCCTCCGGCTCGACGTGGGAGCACTCTTCGGGAGCCTGGTCGGGGAGTCCGAGGAGCGGACCCGGCGGGCGCTTGCCCTTGCCGAGACAATTGCACCCTGCATTCTCTGGGTGGACGAGATCGAGAAAGCGTTTGCGTTTGGGAGCGGGGACGCGGGAACAAGCCAGCGGGTCTTTGCCCATCTCCTGACCTGGATGCAGGACAAGACCTCGCCCTGCTTTGTGGTGGCAACGGCCAACAACATCGCAGCCCTTCCCCCGGAACTCCTGCGCAAAGGGCGCTTTGACGAGATCTTCTTTCTCGACCTCCCGAGCACGGATGAGCGGCGCGAGATCTTTGCGGTTCACTTAAAGAAACGCAAGTGTATCCCCGCCGATTTCGATCTCGACCTGCTTGCCCGGGAGAGCGACGGGTATGTTGGTGCCGAGATCGAGCAGACGATCATTGATGCCATGTACCAGGCTTTTTCCGAGGATATGCGCCGGCTGAACACGACCGACATCATCACCTGCATGAAACGGCAGGTGCCACTCTCGGTCTCCCAGCGCGAGACGGTTGCCGCACTGCGGGCATACCTGGCGGAAGGCCGGGCCGTCTCGGCTTCGAAAGCGATTCATCGCAGTGCACCGGGATCTCAGGGTTCCATTGCGCTCGAGACATTCGACATCCCGGTAACGTGATCCCCGTGCCGTCCCGTTATGCAGTCCCCCTTATAGGCCAGTGGCTGTACCGTGCCAGGGTAGCGAAGATCGCGCAGGGAGTAAAAACCGGAGAGGTTGCAGCAGTCAGGGCACTGGTCCGGATCCTGACATCTGATACCGACCCGGTTGCCTGCAGTACTGCCGAGACCGGGCTCCGCTCTCTTTCCGGGCCGGAACAGGTGGGTACCGTCTGCCGGGAAACACTCCTGCACACCACTCCTGCTCTCACAGCCCTTGTCCGTGACTGCGGGTACCTCCCGTCTGATTCGGCCGACCGGGCGCTCTATTGTTTTTGCACGGCAACTCCGGACGATAGCCGAGGGTCTGATTTCGAGTGGCCGATGGATCTCCTTTCCCGGGGATACCACAGGGCTGACTCCATAGTTCGAGCCCGGGCACGCGATGCCGCCCGCACAAACAATGCCTGCGCCATCCTCATTGAGGCACTCCGGTATCACGGTCTGTCAGGACCGGGGGAATGGACATACGATGAATGGGCAATCGTGATCGCCGGCCTATCCGAAAAAAAAGAATGGCCGGAACTCTGGATACTGGTCACCGCTGCCCCACTCCCGCTTGCCGTGAGTGTCATTGCTGCAATCAGGAACGCGGGATGGACCCCTCCAGGTGATGACCGGATGATCTGGGAGGAGATCATAGCAACCCTTCCCGACCGCTGGACCTATCCTGTCCCGGTGGGAGGAGATCTGCCCGTTATGGAACCGCCGCCTGCGCAGGTCTCCCGGATCGCGTTTTCCCCGGACGGATCGCTCCTCGCAACCATTGGTTGCAACGGGCAGATCCAGATCCGGCGAACGGAAACCGGCGGACTCACCGCAGAGATCGCAGCCAGCCCCGGGCCGAAAGCGCCTCTTCTCATATCGCGGGACAACCGCTACCTCGCCACCAGCGGCAACGGGGGTACCCTCCGCTGCCACAACCTGCAGGAGCAGACTTTCACCTGGGTGCAGGAGATCGGAGAGGAGATAACCGCTCTCTCACAGTTCCCGGACAAGGGGTTCATTTTTGCAGCTGACAATCGGGGGATCCTTAACATCCTTGGTCCTGAGGATGGGAGGATCATCCGTACCCACCGGCTTCACCCGAACCCGGTCACCTGCATTGCAATATCTCGTGACGGGACGACGGCCGCCTGCGGTCATGCCGACGGGACGGTCTCGCTTGTCGGCACCAGGGAGACAGGTGTCCGTATACTGCCCCCGGCAACAGCGGATCCAGTCCGGTCCGTAACTTTCAGCCCCGACGGGAACCAATGCATTGTCCTCTTCGACCGGGCCCTTCCGGTACTCTGGAATGTTGAGACCGGAAGCCGGGCCAGGACATTTAGCGGCCATACAGGCCAGGTAGTATGCAGCACGGTCTCCCCAACGGGGGGATGGTTTGCACTCGGCGGCAATGACCACACCCTCCGGTGCTGGAACTGGCGGGAGGAGCAGCCCGCCGTCACTCTCCCACTCTACAGCAGGGGTATAACATGCTGCATTGCAACACCGGACGGCGCACACCTGATCGCGGGATTCAGTGACGGGTCAGTCCGCATCTTCCGGATGCCCGGCCTCACGCTGGTGCGGGAATACAAAGGGCACGGGAGAGCGATTGCTGCCTGCGCCGTTTCACCGGACAGCAGATTGTATGCAACCGCTGGATGGGACGGAACCACAAAACTCTGGCGATTCCCGAACGGTGAGATCGTTCGTACCCAAAATACTCACGCCGGGGGAGTCGCTGTACTTGCCGGGCCGGGCGGGGATTCCCACATCGCTGCAGTAACACTGGAGGGCATTGCCCGGATCCATAACGGGAAAGACGGCGGGCTTGTCAGGACAATCGATCTCTATACACCGTCGGTCAGGGCAGCTGCCATGAGCCCCGACGGGATGTACCTGGCCTCGGCCGGATCTGATGGAAGCCTGAGGATCTGGGATGTCCGGAACGGGAACCTTGTATCAACCGGCAAAAAGCTTGCCACATCCCACCGGTGTTGCACATTTCTTACCGGCGGTTACCTTGTTTTCTGTGGGGGCTGGGACGGGAAGTGCCGGATCTTCAGTGTCCCGGATAGCCGGCTCCTGCAAACGTTCAGCGGACACACAAGCGTTGTTACCTGTTGTGCCGCAAGCAGGGACGGATCACTCATCGCCACCGGCAGCAACGATACCACGGTGAGGCTCTGGCACCCGGAAGGGGTAGCTGCGCGAGCAGTAATCAAGGGTTCCCGCACGGAAGTCGGGGCGGTTGCCATCTCACCCGACGGCCTGCTCCTTGCCGCAGGAGGGGCCGACAAGGTTATCCGGCTGTACCAACTTCCTGGCGGGGAACCGGCCGGTGAACTTCCAGGCATTCCGGGGAAGACAACCACACTTTCTTTCGATGAGAGCGGGACCCTCCTTGCAGCGGGATACGATTCGGGCACCCTTGTATGGTACGCTGTCCCGGCCCGGGAGCTCATCCGCACAACGTCAGCCCATGCCGGGATGGTGACCGGCAGTGTCATGTTTCCGGGAAGGGATCTGCTCGTCACCGGCGGGGCGGATGGGACCTGCCGGTTCCACTCGCTCCCGGTTGCCGGTTCCCTGCAGGCCGCTACACCGGCAGATCTGCCGGGCATCCTTGCCGAAGCCAGGGCTGCCACGGGAACACCGGGAGAGATCCAGTGGCAGTTCCTGTACCGCCTCCTGGCCGCACGGTTCCAGAGCGAGATCGAGATCTCCCCTTCACCCGGGATCATCGGGTCTTATGATATCCAGATCGCGGGGTGAAACAGATGGACCCGGTACCGTCACAGGAGAAGGTCGTCCGCCTCGGGATCGATTTCGGGGAGAACATAACCGTAATTGCCGTCCATGATCCGGACCGGATGAGCCCGACGCTGGAGATTCCGGGAATATCCCGAGGAATGCCGGGAGTCTGCCCGGAGAGCAGGGTGTACGTTATCCCATCGCTGATCCATTATCACGGCGATGGCACGGTGAGCACCGGGTCTGACGTTGTCCGGGCAGGGCTGGCTGATAACCCCGCAACAGCCTGCGGGATGCGCCGGTATCTTTTCGACGGCAGTCCGGCCCGGATACCATCGGGGGACGGGCGAACAGTTGCGTGCAGCGATGCGGCAGAGGATTTCCTCACCGGCATCCTCTCGCGGGCAGTTGCCCTCTTCGGAAGAACGGATCTCATCTTCGCTCTGCCTGCCGATGCCCCTGCAGAGTATTCCAGCTGGCTGGACCGGATCGGGAGGACCTCCGGTGCCCGCTCCACGTTGTGGGTGAACGAGTACCTGGCAGCAGCAGCCGGATACGGGATTTCTCCCCTGACAGGAGACCCGTACCTCATCTTCAGGTTCTCGGAAACGGTAATATCTGCAACCGTCGTCATCCCGGAAGAAGCATCGGCCAGTGGAGTACGAACAGCCGCCGAGGCTTCTGCATCCACCGGCACCCGGACGGTCGATGCCTGGATTGCCCGGGACATCCTGGCCCGGTTCCGGCTCCTGGAGAGCGATCCCCGGGCAGAACGCATCCGCTCAGAGGTCTTTGCGGAAGCACAGAGGGCCAAGGAGATCATCCCCCGCGAGGGTCTGGCAGGAATTGCGGCCACGGACCCGGTCCAGGCAAAGACATACACTGCCCGCTATGGTCCGGAGGATCTGCTCCGGGTGCTCGAGAAAAACGCGGTTTTCGACACCGTACACCAGGTCATCGACCGGGCCCTCTCGAAGTTCTGTTCATGTGCGGGGGACAAATCCCGTATTGCAGATGTTCTCCTGCTCGGGGAAGGCTGGATCCTGCCAGGCGTACAGGATTGCATCCGGAAACGCCTGCCCGGCACCCGAGTCCACGCAGATTTTCTGAAAGAGGCTGTTGCACGGGGGGCAGCAGGATACCAGGTCCCAACCAGGGTACCGGACCGGATAACCAATTCCTATGCCCTGCGGTACTGGGACCCGAAGGCCCGGGATCACCGGTTCCGTTTCCTTGTCAGCAGCGGGGCACGGTTCCCGAGCCAGGGGCAGGCAGCCCGGATCAGCATCAGCGCTGCTTACGACGGCCAGACCCACCTCGGGATCCCGCTCTGGGAGATCGCAGGCAGCCTTGAAAAGGAGTGCGGAATCGAGCTGGTTGCAGATATATTTGGGGGAATGCGACTCGCCGGGCCTGCAGAGGAGGCCGGTGCAGGGGATGCTGCAGCTGTACCGGTGAACGAGAGGAATCCAACCCTGCTCGTGGCCGACCCGCCAGCCAAGAAAGGGGAGCCCCGCTTTGAGTGTACATTCACGATTGACCGGGAGAAGAACCTCTGCCTCTCGGCCCGCGATCTCCTGACAGGAGTGCTCGTGAAACTGAATGCACCAATATACCGGATGACATAGAAGAAGGAGAGTAGACCATGGAAATGCAGGAACTGGAAATTACGATTGACAAGGATGGCAGGGTGCAGGTTGCTGTCCGGGGCGTCAAAGGAGAGGGATGCCTGACGCTCACCAAA from uncultured Methanoregula sp. harbors:
- a CDS encoding phenylalanine--tRNA ligase subunit alpha, with product MAELTQNEKRLLAMLENAKKADAPHLAGLMGATPEAVVQWAHLLEDKGLATVERIVVKEFVFTDEGNVYAKNGLPETQLLRFIQPGTTLADLQKHEAFKIGFGQLRKKGLVTIEGTAVTKTPGASMAEYENIFLTISKKGLLVKPSLPIDKESESTLIEDIIFGSPVTKDIIKDLNKRGILQECETVRYSLAITPEGLATAKKGLDLRSETGTLSRDQIISGEWKNLNLRKYDVSKLPKKAYPGKIHPYQRIIAEMREILLEMGFEELYGGIVQQSFWNFDALFQPQDHPAREMQDTFYLKETLPLPKGYEKVKAMHISGGETSSTGWGGIWREEKAEQCVLRTHTTSVSIQHLAQNLKPPVKAFCVGRVYRRETIDTTHLAEFEQLEGIVMDENVTFGNLLGILREFYNRMGFESVRFKPSFYPYTEPSLDAEVYVEGIGWIEMGGAGVFREEVTAPLGVTYPVLAWGLGVSRIAMLRLGLKDLRLLHKSDVAFLRETPSLRPTKGGL
- a CDS encoding tryptophan--tRNA ligase produces the protein MPDPQINPWSSTPSLDIEKTFAEFGIDKIAPAIQELPEVPYFMRRGIVVGHRDYNHIAHAIKTKSPFHILTGFMPSGHPHLGHLMVMKEVVWHVQQGGNGYITIADREAHAVRGLSWEKCNEYGKEYLACLYALGFEGETYFQSRNNRLKDLAFEAATKVNFSELSAIYGFSPETDLAHADSVITQVADILYPQVDREPAPTLVPVGVDQDPHIRLTRGIAHKMRMFTVEERDGYISVRSKNAPEAALEAVKKAFPHAKKYEGHVDIKGAQCADVKGKVREIERANGGFAFYTPSSTYHIFMPGLTGGKMSSSVPESFISFHEPEATVRKKVMSGITGGRMTLEEQKRLGGEPDKCSLFLLNLFHMVTDDLELGEIRRKCTSGEITCGQCKKETAERVVAFLKDFREKMDAAADKIRV
- the endA gene encoding tRNA-intron lyase; amino-acid sequence: MKATFDGTTIRIGKDGKSLYEQSGYGRPEADGLRLSPQEALYLLHRQKIDVSGHSFDSLFAEFSGQQNFMRSFLVYRDLRERGYVVQTGPHDFRVFRRGERPGKGESVYLVRVLSERDPVRFEKLIEEVMASRNMRKQYVLAVVDDEEELTYYEIKLQKLADAESPLTFPGQHDAMLIGKSALVRIPPGSDLELAGYGKRLDPERLILGPVELLSLMEKGMIRLMRGQETISTADFLTLASETDSELTGKIAVYNELRLHHFTPRTGYKFGHHFRVYCGKNVHSDLLVHAVEKESVLPMSVISRSVRMAHSVKKKMFFGAVHSSGIQFVEFARIKL
- a CDS encoding 4Fe-4S single cluster domain-containing protein, which codes for MVHEYNDPGCRLRSVLHLGSFLPRSEANGPGVRSVVWVQGCPHRCEGCFNPEFQHFSPARQISTSHLARTIISQAGIDGVTFSGGEPFAQAPALAELGARVQDSGMTVVTYSGYPYEELAAGTDAGWQELLAVTDLLIAGPYISTFRCTGSLKGSANQQIVPLSGRIALPENAAEEKTPAGMAEFTISADGTITATGFPNPELLQQLQARCRGI
- a CDS encoding DUF1257 domain-containing protein — its product is MSHYSRVRTTFHNREALIACLTELGYRVDTDTVIKGHHGEHPVEIAATRKNGYGIGFVKGDNSSYDMVADWWGVAGTDEQKILQELSRQSESIQREYARRMVLEQTAREGYELVSETSGEDGSVRIIVRRWE
- a CDS encoding AAA family ATPase, with translation MMQYAEPDFARRLNVSLRARVTLIVVMTPEEERVVSRIREVCESWDPPRQCITWDSVDGFQVVTGNKNFHTPSRDPLLALDEIQKADENAVIVLKDFHEYWNNPQVKRKLRSFSQKSRYNRRSIVIVTPSRKIPEEIKDEAVLVHFPPPAPAELSADLDLLLETSGITSSLSKAGREKIIQAALGMTLNQARRSFSKVIVTRGTIGDEDIDTIIADKKEILSQSDALEFYSLTETPENVGGLSALKDWLRLRERAFTSVARDYGLPAPKGIALIGIPGTGKSLTAKMIADLWHLPLLRLDVGALFGSLVGESEERTRRALALAETIAPCILWVDEIEKAFAFGSGDAGTSQRVFAHLLTWMQDKTSPCFVVATANNIAALPPELLRKGRFDEIFFLDLPSTDERREIFAVHLKKRKCIPADFDLDLLARESDGYVGAEIEQTIIDAMYQAFSEDMRRLNTTDIITCMKRQVPLSVSQRETVAALRAYLAEGRAVSASKAIHRSAPGSQGSIALETFDIPVT
- a CDS encoding WD40 repeat domain-containing protein, whose protein sequence is MPSRYAVPLIGQWLYRARVAKIAQGVKTGEVAAVRALVRILTSDTDPVACSTAETGLRSLSGPEQVGTVCRETLLHTTPALTALVRDCGYLPSDSADRALYCFCTATPDDSRGSDFEWPMDLLSRGYHRADSIVRARARDAARTNNACAILIEALRYHGLSGPGEWTYDEWAIVIAGLSEKKEWPELWILVTAAPLPLAVSVIAAIRNAGWTPPGDDRMIWEEIIATLPDRWTYPVPVGGDLPVMEPPPAQVSRIAFSPDGSLLATIGCNGQIQIRRTETGGLTAEIAASPGPKAPLLISRDNRYLATSGNGGTLRCHNLQEQTFTWVQEIGEEITALSQFPDKGFIFAADNRGILNILGPEDGRIIRTHRLHPNPVTCIAISRDGTTAACGHADGTVSLVGTRETGVRILPPATADPVRSVTFSPDGNQCIVLFDRALPVLWNVETGSRARTFSGHTGQVVCSTVSPTGGWFALGGNDHTLRCWNWREEQPAVTLPLYSRGITCCIATPDGAHLIAGFSDGSVRIFRMPGLTLVREYKGHGRAIAACAVSPDSRLYATAGWDGTTKLWRFPNGEIVRTQNTHAGGVAVLAGPGGDSHIAAVTLEGIARIHNGKDGGLVRTIDLYTPSVRAAAMSPDGMYLASAGSDGSLRIWDVRNGNLVSTGKKLATSHRCCTFLTGGYLVFCGGWDGKCRIFSVPDSRLLQTFSGHTSVVTCCAASRDGSLIATGSNDTTVRLWHPEGVAARAVIKGSRTEVGAVAISPDGLLLAAGGADKVIRLYQLPGGEPAGELPGIPGKTTTLSFDESGTLLAAGYDSGTLVWYAVPARELIRTTSAHAGMVTGSVMFPGRDLLVTGGADGTCRFHSLPVAGSLQAATPADLPGILAEARAATGTPGEIQWQFLYRLLAARFQSEIEISPSPGIIGSYDIQIAG